In one window of Flavobacterium ginsengisoli DNA:
- a CDS encoding sulfatase-like hydrolase/transferase, which produces MKRSFFLILLSAISSLGIAQSKNPTSKPNIIIINMDDMGYGDTEPYGMTGVNTPHFNQIAEEGMRLTNFNAGQAICTASRAALLTGCYPNRIGMSGVLLPGAKHALNPNEETIASLLKKNGYKTANYGKWHLGNELPYWPTNYGFDEFFGIPYSHDVWPIDYDGYSKVTDAKDMRSSFPPLPLINNTTIIDTIENIKDASKLTTLFTEKAIGFIQKNKKNPFFLYLTHPLPHAPLAVSDKFKGKSDLGLFGDVIMELDWSIGEIISTLDKEGLANNTVLIVTSDNGPWLVFGDNAGSSGGFREGKSTTWEGGTRVPFLIRWPGKIKNGTVNSSLMTNMDLLPTIARNYWRIVTKKPN; this is translated from the coding sequence ATGAAAAGAAGCTTCTTCTTGATCTTGCTTTCTGCAATTTCCTCTTTAGGCATTGCACAAAGTAAAAACCCTACTTCTAAACCCAACATCATTATCATCAACATGGATGATATGGGTTATGGCGACACCGAACCGTATGGAATGACGGGAGTTAACACTCCACATTTTAATCAGATCGCTGAAGAAGGAATGCGTTTGACTAACTTTAATGCTGGACAAGCCATTTGTACGGCGTCTAGAGCTGCTTTGCTAACGGGCTGCTATCCAAACCGAATCGGAATGTCGGGCGTATTGCTTCCTGGAGCCAAACATGCTTTAAATCCGAATGAGGAAACTATTGCGTCACTTTTAAAGAAAAACGGATATAAAACCGCCAATTATGGCAAATGGCATTTGGGTAACGAATTACCGTACTGGCCAACTAACTATGGCTTTGATGAGTTTTTCGGAATCCCTTATTCTCACGATGTTTGGCCAATTGATTACGACGGCTATTCGAAAGTTACAGACGCAAAAGATATGCGTTCAAGCTTCCCTCCGCTTCCATTAATAAATAATACAACGATTATTGATACAATTGAAAACATTAAAGATGCTTCAAAATTAACGACTCTTTTTACCGAAAAAGCAATTGGTTTCATCCAAAAAAACAAAAAAAATCCGTTCTTTTTATATCTCACTCATCCTTTACCTCACGCGCCTTTGGCAGTTTCAGACAAATTTAAGGGCAAAAGCGATTTAGGACTTTTTGGCGATGTAATTATGGAACTGGATTGGTCTATTGGCGAAATCATAAGCACTTTAGACAAAGAAGGACTTGCCAATAACACCGTTTTAATTGTAACCAGCGATAATGGACCTTGGCTTGTTTTTGGTGATAATGCCGGATCTTCGGGAGGTTTTAGAGAAGGAAAATCTACCACTTGGGAAGGCGGTACAAGGGTTCCGTTTTTAATTCGCTGGCCAGGAAAAATAAAAAATGGTACCGTAAACAGTTCTCTAATGACCAATATGGATTTATTGCCCACTATTGCTCGCAATTACTGGCGCATCGTTACCAAAAAACCAAATTGA
- a CDS encoding VOC family protein, with product MRIDQIQIKTSDIQKTKAFYQNIFGLFILENDQKSITFQAGTSILKFIEDPSFDSIYHFAFNIPENQLEEAIQWCKDKVDLIVLEDKSVVTNFENWNAHSIYFFDHNGNLLEFIARHDLNNEQVGDFNAASILSISEIGIVTESPLQLGNQLIEEHGLHFFTQNTNTEKFVAIGDHEGLLILVQPTRNWYPTQIPSESNPVKITLENNENIIELDF from the coding sequence ATGAGAATAGATCAAATACAAATCAAAACAAGCGATATTCAAAAAACGAAAGCATTTTATCAGAATATTTTTGGCCTTTTTATTCTGGAAAATGATCAAAAATCGATCACGTTTCAGGCTGGAACTTCCATTTTAAAATTTATTGAAGATCCTAGCTTTGATTCTATATATCATTTTGCTTTTAATATTCCTGAGAATCAGCTTGAAGAAGCCATTCAATGGTGCAAAGACAAAGTTGATTTAATTGTTTTGGAAGATAAAAGTGTCGTGACGAATTTTGAAAATTGGAATGCGCATTCTATTTATTTCTTCGATCACAATGGAAATTTACTGGAATTTATTGCTAGACATGATCTTAACAACGAACAAGTTGGCGACTTCAACGCTGCATCTATTTTAAGCATTAGCGAAATCGGAATTGTTACGGAAAGTCCATTACAATTAGGAAATCAATTAATTGAAGAACACGGATTGCATTTCTTTACTCAAAATACAAATACTGAAAAATTTGTCGCAATTGGCGATCATGAAGGTTTATTAATTCTCGTTCAGCCCACTAGAAATTGGTATCCAACTCAAATTCCTTCTGAAAGTAATCCTGTGAAAATTACTTTGGAGAATAATGAAAATATAATTGAATTGGATTTTTAG
- a CDS encoding tautomerase family protein, whose amino-acid sequence MPFVRISLPKTLSLKTKNNISEAVHQSLIEEFNIPVDDYFHVIEELEFHQIKYPKSYLGISHSEEIVYVQITAGQGRTLEQKRKLYHQIATKISTSTEITINNVIIVLLENNGLENWSFGNGEIQEPKHLKK is encoded by the coding sequence ATGCCTTTCGTTAGAATCAGTCTACCAAAAACGCTTTCCCTTAAAACCAAAAATAATATTTCAGAAGCGGTACATCAATCTTTGATTGAAGAATTTAATATTCCTGTAGATGATTATTTTCATGTTATTGAAGAATTAGAGTTTCATCAGATAAAATATCCTAAAAGTTATTTAGGGATTTCACATTCTGAAGAAATCGTTTATGTGCAAATAACTGCTGGACAAGGAAGAACCTTAGAACAAAAGAGAAAATTGTATCATCAAATAGCAACAAAAATTAGTACCTCAACAGAAATTACAATCAATAATGTAATAATCGTTTTGCTCGAAAATAATGGTCTGGAAAATTGGTCTTTTGGTAATGGAGAAATTCAAGAGCCAAAGCACTTAAAGAAATAA
- a CDS encoding heavy metal translocating P-type ATPase has product MIHQDKEVKSTKNKAKPSCCCSHDEPVHTENDGHDHGGHDHEHNVDGGLFKLFLPSIISFVLLIVGIAFDNYFKQEWFAGYVRIVWYAIAYLPVGIPVLREAYESILKGDVFSEFFLMCIATIGAFAIGEYPEGVAVMLFYTIGETFQGMAVKRAKTSIKKLLDQRPDEVHILENNVAVKVKAKDVQIGAIIQLKAGEKLGLDGELLSDSAFVNTVALTGESKPATKKKGDTVLAGMINGNTIIEVKVTTAYSDSKLSKILELVQNATAKKAPAELFIRKFAKIYTPIVVYLAIAICLVPMLFVSNYVFTDWLYRALVFLVISCPCALVISIPLGYFGGIGAASRNGILFKGSNFLDSISTIQNVVVDKTGTMTEGVFKVQDVIIKPEFDKDEILKLVNVLENKSSHPVATAIHNHVGTVDSSVELKDIEEISGHGLKATYKEKDLHVGNFKLLDKFNISYDIDPSTIVYTTIAIAYGGKFAGYLTIADEIKEDAKETVSKLKALGVKLTMLSGDKSNVVQFVADKVGIKNAFGDLLPEDKVNKVNEIKAKNETIAFVGDGVNDAPVIALSTVGIAMGGLGSDATIETADIVIQDDKPSKIAMAINIGKQTKKIVWQNITLAFVVKAFVLILGAGGLATMWEAVFADVGVALLAILNAVRIQRMKF; this is encoded by the coding sequence ATGATACATCAAGATAAAGAAGTAAAAAGTACAAAAAATAAAGCCAAACCTTCCTGCTGCTGTTCTCATGATGAACCTGTTCACACTGAAAATGACGGACATGATCACGGAGGACACGACCACGAACACAATGTAGATGGAGGTCTTTTTAAACTATTTCTGCCATCCATAATATCTTTTGTTTTACTGATTGTAGGAATTGCTTTTGACAACTATTTTAAGCAAGAATGGTTTGCGGGATATGTTAGAATTGTATGGTATGCAATTGCATATCTTCCTGTTGGAATTCCTGTTTTGAGAGAAGCTTACGAAAGCATTTTAAAAGGAGACGTTTTTTCGGAGTTTTTTCTCATGTGCATTGCTACTATTGGCGCATTTGCAATAGGCGAATATCCCGAAGGCGTTGCAGTAATGCTGTTTTATACGATTGGAGAAACTTTTCAAGGAATGGCAGTTAAGAGAGCAAAAACAAGCATTAAAAAACTGCTAGATCAGCGTCCTGATGAGGTGCATATTTTAGAAAATAATGTTGCCGTAAAAGTCAAAGCCAAAGACGTTCAGATTGGAGCTATTATTCAGCTTAAAGCTGGAGAAAAATTAGGTTTGGATGGCGAATTGTTATCCGATTCTGCTTTTGTAAATACAGTTGCTTTAACAGGAGAAAGTAAGCCGGCTACCAAAAAGAAAGGCGATACTGTTTTGGCAGGGATGATAAACGGAAATACTATTATCGAAGTAAAAGTAACAACAGCTTACAGCGATAGTAAGTTGTCTAAAATTCTGGAATTGGTTCAAAATGCCACTGCAAAAAAAGCGCCTGCGGAGTTATTTATTAGAAAGTTTGCAAAAATATATACACCAATTGTAGTGTATTTGGCAATTGCAATTTGTTTGGTTCCAATGCTTTTTGTGTCTAATTATGTTTTTACCGATTGGTTATATAGAGCATTAGTTTTCTTAGTTATTTCTTGTCCTTGTGCTTTAGTTATCAGTATTCCGCTTGGTTATTTTGGAGGAATTGGCGCTGCAAGCAGAAACGGAATTTTGTTTAAAGGAAGTAATTTCTTAGACAGTATTTCGACGATTCAAAATGTTGTAGTTGACAAAACGGGAACGATGACAGAAGGTGTTTTTAAAGTTCAGGATGTCATTATAAAACCAGAATTTGATAAAGACGAAATTTTAAAACTGGTTAATGTTTTAGAAAATAAAAGTTCTCATCCTGTGGCAACAGCAATTCATAATCATGTTGGAACCGTTGATTCTTCGGTAGAATTGAAAGATATTGAAGAAATTTCAGGACACGGATTAAAAGCTACATACAAGGAGAAAGATTTACATGTCGGGAATTTTAAATTATTGGATAAGTTCAACATTTCGTATGATATCGATCCTTCAACAATCGTTTACACTACAATTGCAATTGCTTACGGAGGTAAATTTGCAGGTTATTTGACTATTGCGGATGAAATTAAAGAAGATGCGAAAGAAACGGTTTCTAAACTAAAAGCTTTAGGAGTAAAATTGACGATGTTAAGTGGCGATAAGTCTAATGTCGTTCAGTTTGTAGCTGATAAAGTCGGTATTAAGAATGCTTTTGGCGATTTGCTTCCAGAAGATAAAGTAAATAAAGTCAACGAAATTAAAGCTAAAAATGAAACGATTGCCTTTGTTGGCGATGGTGTTAACGATGCGCCTGTAATTGCTTTAAGTACAGTCGGGATTGCAATGGGTGGTTTAGGAAGTGATGCCACAATCGAAACTGCTGATATTGTAATTCAGGACGATAAACCGAGTAAAATTGCAATGGCTATTAACATCGGAAAACAAACTAAAAAGATTGTTTGGCAAAATATTACATTGGCTTTTGTAGTAAAAGCTTTTGTATTAATTCTTGGCGCTGGCGGACTTGCAACAATGTGGGAAGCTGTTTTTGCCGATGTTGGCGTGGCGCTTTTAGCAATTTTGAATGCGGTTAGGATTCAGAGAATGAAGTTTTAA
- a CDS encoding efflux RND transporter periplasmic adaptor subunit — MKNILMNLTAKNAKIMQRAQSLVSLRTLRFVFACFAVTLTACNEKKVEETSEEEKSTTEVALTASQYKTVGIETGIVEDRNLNKIIKANGYTTVPPQNSAEVSTLIGGTVKDIFVLEGTFVNKGKVLATIQNLEVIGMQEDYQSAVANVEYLQLEYNRQKTLSDENVNPRKTFQEVKAKLAAEKARAQATKNRLDALHVNIKGSTPVVPILSPINGFVGKINIAKGAFANTGVSLFEVVDNSQMHLDLNVYEKDLGSISIGQVIDFVLTNQSNKSIKGKIFGINKSFSNESKTVAVHAKIDPADAKGLIPGMYVSANINIVNATVPALPKDAVVRNADKYFVFIQEDVQAAEKHEHKEGEKEEAHEEEVHFKAVEVIPGTTDLGFTEVKFVNDIPANAKIVTKGAFYLLSAMKGGGEHSH, encoded by the coding sequence ATGAAAAATATACTTATGAATTTAACCGCAAAGAACGCTAAGATTATGCAAAGAGCACAAAGTTTAGTTTCCTTGCGTACTTTGCGCTTTGTCTTTGCGTGCTTTGCGGTTACCTTAACAGCATGCAATGAAAAAAAGGTAGAAGAAACTTCTGAAGAAGAAAAATCTACTACAGAAGTTGCTTTAACCGCTTCTCAATACAAAACAGTAGGAATTGAAACAGGAATTGTAGAAGATAGAAATCTGAATAAAATCATCAAGGCGAATGGTTATACAACTGTTCCTCCGCAAAATTCTGCTGAGGTTTCGACTTTGATTGGCGGAACTGTAAAAGACATTTTTGTTTTGGAAGGAACATTCGTAAACAAAGGAAAAGTCTTGGCAACCATTCAAAATCTGGAAGTTATAGGAATGCAGGAAGATTACCAATCGGCGGTGGCGAATGTCGAATATCTGCAGTTAGAATACAATCGTCAGAAAACGTTGAGTGACGAAAATGTGAATCCGAGAAAGACTTTTCAGGAAGTAAAAGCCAAATTAGCGGCCGAAAAAGCTCGCGCGCAGGCGACAAAAAATAGACTTGATGCTTTGCATGTTAATATAAAAGGATCTACACCAGTTGTACCAATTCTTTCGCCAATAAACGGTTTTGTTGGAAAAATCAATATTGCGAAAGGCGCTTTTGCAAATACAGGAGTTTCGCTTTTTGAAGTCGTTGATAACAGTCAGATGCATTTGGATTTAAATGTTTATGAGAAAGATTTAGGTTCGATTTCGATTGGTCAAGTAATTGATTTTGTGTTAACAAATCAATCCAATAAATCAATTAAAGGAAAGATTTTCGGAATCAATAAATCTTTTTCTAACGAAAGTAAAACGGTTGCCGTACACGCCAAAATTGATCCCGCTGATGCGAAAGGATTGATTCCAGGAATGTACGTTTCTGCAAATATTAATATTGTAAATGCAACAGTTCCAGCATTACCAAAAGATGCCGTCGTGAGAAATGCTGATAAATACTTTGTTTTTATTCAAGAAGATGTTCAGGCCGCAGAAAAACACGAGCATAAAGAGGGGGAAAAAGAAGAAGCTCATGAAGAAGAAGTGCATTTTAAAGCTGTTGAGGTTATTCCAGGAACAACGGATTTAGGTTTTACAGAAGTTAAGTTTGTAAATGATATTCCGGCCAACGCTAAGATTGTGACCAAAGGTGCATTTTATCTACTTTCGGCAATGAAGGGCGGAGGAGAGCATTCGCACTAG
- a CDS encoding TolC family protein: MPIKKSKNKLFLKKQTFQPDPLQVQYQGGQFNSADYDHNVSVQQFFPLGNITKANRQLQEELAKLAEKRKALSSYEIEKAVTLAYYQYLYGVSIQKLNSELNDIYTKFLKNAELRFKTGESGNIEVISAKAKVKEIETQKAQLEYDLAIYQKQLQFFIQTDENIVPDKNTALQYTFIENQQNTTAEALMTDFYQQQISVYQKEAGTFKALRTPKVGLGYFAQTINTESLFQGFTAGLQIPLFGGVNTTKAKAAEISISQSQLALDKNKMMLNLQREELKNNFEKQQKNLAYFQNEGSQYANQIIETAQKSYANGDMSYWSYISFLNQAIDIKKQFAEATHSYNQSAIELQFPTIKNN, translated from the coding sequence TTGCCGATAAAGAAATCGAAAAACAAACTGTTCTTAAAAAAGCAGACTTTTCAGCCAGATCCGCTTCAAGTACAGTATCAAGGCGGTCAGTTCAATAGTGCAGATTACGATCATAACGTTTCTGTGCAACAGTTTTTTCCGTTAGGGAATATTACAAAAGCCAATAGGCAATTACAGGAAGAACTGGCAAAACTGGCCGAAAAAAGAAAAGCTTTGTCTTCATATGAAATCGAAAAAGCAGTGACATTGGCATATTATCAATATTTGTATGGCGTTTCGATTCAGAAACTCAATTCAGAATTGAATGATATTTATACCAAATTTCTAAAAAATGCCGAACTGCGATTTAAAACTGGAGAAAGTGGAAATATAGAAGTCATTAGTGCTAAAGCTAAAGTAAAAGAAATTGAAACTCAGAAAGCGCAATTAGAATATGATTTAGCAATTTATCAGAAGCAATTGCAATTTTTCATTCAGACAGATGAAAATATTGTCCCTGATAAGAATACGGCTTTGCAATACACTTTCATAGAAAACCAGCAAAACACAACAGCCGAAGCTTTAATGACCGATTTTTATCAGCAACAAATATCAGTCTATCAAAAAGAAGCTGGAACATTTAAAGCTTTACGTACGCCAAAAGTAGGTTTAGGCTATTTTGCTCAGACAATAAATACAGAATCTTTGTTTCAAGGTTTTACAGCAGGGTTGCAAATTCCGTTGTTTGGAGGAGTTAATACAACCAAAGCAAAAGCGGCTGAAATCAGTATTTCGCAGTCACAATTGGCTTTAGACAAAAACAAAATGATGCTGAATCTACAAAGAGAAGAATTGAAAAACAACTTCGAAAAACAGCAGAAGAATTTAGCCTATTTCCAAAATGAAGGGTCGCAATATGCCAATCAAATTATTGAAACTGCCCAAAAAAGTTATGCCAATGGAGACATGAGTTATTGGTCGTATATCAGTTTTTTAAATCAGGCAATTGATATTAAAAAACAATTTGCAGAGGCAACGCACAGCTATAATCAAAGTGCTATCGAACTTCAATTTCCAACTATCAAAAACAATTAA
- a CDS encoding efflux RND transporter permease subunit, translating into MLDKIIQFSIRNKFVILLFTLALIAWGSYSLKKLPLDALPDVTNNQVQIITTAPTLASQEVEQLITYPLERAVKTVPDVIELRSISRFGLSVVTVVFEDDVDIYWAREQIFQRLKQAEENIPDYVNSPELAPISTGLGEIYQYDVYAKKGYENKYSAVELRTIQDWIIIPQLQGIKGVAEVSTWGGKLKQFEIAVNPNMLNSLGVTITEIFDALEKNNQNTGGAYIEKDQYTYFIRGVGMAKGVKDLENVVVKNRNGSPVLVRNVAQVREGVALRYGASTKDGKGEIVSGMVLMLKGENSSAVVNRVHEKMEQINKSLPEGVVAEAFIDRGKLVDNSIKTVAKNLLEGALIVIFVLILFLGNLRAGLIVASVIPLAMLFAVILMNAFGVSGNLMSLGAIDFGIIVDGAVIIVEATMHHLQKFKNKKELTQEEMDEEVYNSASKIRNSAAFGEIIILIVYLPILALIGTEGKMFKPMAMTVGFAIIGAFILSLTYIPMMSALFLSKKTEHKENFSDRMIAWLENRYTPLLKKALEFKKVVLSIAVALFALAFIIFQNMGGEFIPTIEEGDLAINATIMTGSSLTQMVETTTKYEQILKAKFPEIKTIVTKIGSGEIPTDPMPIESGDLIIVLKDKKEWKGKYHNWEELANAMKKEMEIIPGANIEISQPIQMRFNELMTGSRSDIAIKIFGDDLEILDAKATELIAKIKGIEGIGDLKADKVTGLPQITIKYDYDKIALYGLNISDINQIIRSSFAGEVAGKIYDESKRFDVVVRMDENNRGDITDVSNLFIPLPSGQQVPLSQVASVEYEQGPVQVIREDGKRRITVGLNVRGRDIKSVVEEIQAKLDKSFKLPAGYYVTYGGQFENLIEASKRLSVALPIALGLILVLLYFTFKSVKQALLIFTAIPLSAIGGVFALSLRGMPFSISAGIGFIALFGIAVLNGIVLISYFNQLKSEGISDAFQRIIIGTKTRLRPVLMTAAVASLGFMPMALSTSGGAEVQKPLATVVIGGLISATLLTLIVLPILYLLLERFNRKERKDLREER; encoded by the coding sequence ATGTTAGATAAAATCATACAGTTTAGTATACGAAACAAATTCGTTATACTATTATTTACCCTTGCACTAATTGCTTGGGGAAGCTATTCGCTTAAAAAATTACCATTGGATGCATTGCCAGATGTAACCAATAATCAAGTTCAGATTATTACAACGGCGCCAACATTGGCAAGCCAGGAAGTCGAACAATTAATTACATATCCATTAGAAAGAGCTGTAAAAACAGTTCCAGATGTGATAGAGCTTCGCAGTATTTCCCGTTTTGGATTATCGGTTGTAACTGTTGTTTTTGAGGACGATGTCGATATTTACTGGGCTCGCGAGCAAATTTTCCAGCGTCTAAAACAAGCCGAAGAAAACATTCCAGATTATGTAAATTCTCCCGAATTAGCACCAATTTCTACAGGTTTAGGAGAGATTTATCAATACGATGTCTACGCTAAAAAAGGTTACGAAAACAAATACAGCGCTGTAGAACTGCGTACCATTCAAGATTGGATTATTATTCCGCAATTGCAAGGAATTAAAGGTGTTGCCGAAGTAAGTACTTGGGGCGGAAAACTAAAACAATTCGAAATAGCCGTAAATCCCAATATGCTCAATAGTTTGGGGGTAACAATTACCGAAATTTTTGATGCTTTAGAAAAAAACAATCAAAATACAGGCGGCGCTTATATCGAAAAAGATCAATACACTTATTTTATTCGCGGTGTCGGAATGGCAAAAGGCGTAAAAGACCTTGAAAATGTCGTCGTAAAAAACCGAAATGGTTCGCCAGTTTTGGTTCGAAATGTTGCGCAAGTTCGTGAAGGCGTTGCGTTGCGTTATGGAGCATCAACAAAAGACGGGAAAGGAGAAATCGTTTCGGGAATGGTTTTGATGTTAAAAGGAGAAAACTCTAGCGCTGTTGTAAATCGTGTTCACGAAAAAATGGAGCAAATAAATAAAAGTCTTCCCGAGGGAGTTGTTGCCGAAGCTTTTATTGATAGAGGAAAACTCGTAGATAATTCTATAAAAACCGTTGCTAAGAATTTATTAGAAGGAGCATTAATCGTGATTTTTGTTTTGATTTTATTCTTAGGAAATCTTCGTGCAGGATTAATCGTTGCTTCGGTTATTCCGTTAGCAATGTTGTTTGCTGTGATTCTCATGAATGCCTTTGGCGTAAGCGGAAATTTAATGAGTCTTGGTGCCATAGATTTCGGAATTATTGTCGACGGAGCCGTCATTATCGTCGAGGCCACGATGCACCATCTGCAGAAATTCAAAAACAAAAAAGAACTAACACAGGAAGAAATGGACGAAGAAGTCTATAATTCGGCTTCAAAAATTAGAAATAGTGCCGCTTTTGGTGAAATTATCATTCTTATAGTTTATTTGCCAATCTTAGCTTTAATTGGAACCGAAGGAAAAATGTTTAAACCAATGGCGATGACGGTTGGTTTTGCGATTATTGGAGCTTTTATTCTTTCGTTGACTTATATTCCGATGATGAGTGCTTTGTTTCTTTCCAAAAAGACAGAACACAAAGAAAACTTCAGCGACCGAATGATTGCTTGGTTAGAAAACCGTTATACGCCATTATTAAAAAAAGCTCTAGAATTTAAAAAAGTGGTGCTTTCTATTGCCGTTGCATTATTTGCTTTAGCGTTTATCATTTTTCAAAATATGGGAGGTGAATTTATTCCAACAATCGAAGAAGGCGATTTAGCAATCAATGCTACAATTATGACAGGAAGTTCACTCACACAAATGGTTGAAACGACTACTAAATACGAACAGATTCTAAAAGCCAAATTCCCAGAAATCAAAACCATCGTAACCAAAATAGGAAGCGGTGAGATCCCAACTGATCCAATGCCAATTGAAAGTGGCGATTTGATTATTGTTCTAAAAGACAAAAAAGAATGGAAAGGTAAATACCACAATTGGGAAGAATTGGCAAACGCCATGAAAAAGGAAATGGAAATTATTCCAGGAGCAAATATCGAAATCTCTCAGCCAATTCAGATGCGTTTTAACGAATTAATGACAGGAAGCCGATCTGATATTGCAATCAAGATTTTTGGTGATGATTTGGAAATTCTAGACGCTAAGGCAACAGAATTAATAGCGAAAATAAAAGGAATTGAAGGAATAGGAGATTTAAAAGCCGATAAAGTTACAGGACTGCCACAAATTACAATTAAATACGATTATGATAAAATCGCTCTTTACGGATTGAATATTTCAGATATCAATCAAATCATTCGTTCGTCTTTTGCAGGAGAAGTTGCAGGAAAGATTTATGACGAAAGCAAAAGATTTGATGTTGTCGTAAGAATGGATGAAAACAATCGTGGCGATATTACCGATGTGAGCAATTTGTTTATTCCGCTTCCGAGTGGACAACAAGTTCCTTTATCACAAGTTGCTTCAGTTGAATATGAGCAAGGTCCTGTACAGGTTATCCGCGAAGACGGAAAACGAAGAATTACTGTTGGATTAAACGTTCGTGGAAGAGATATTAAAAGTGTTGTGGAAGAAATTCAAGCGAAACTAGATAAAAGTTTCAAACTTCCTGCGGGTTATTATGTGACTTACGGTGGACAGTTTGAAAATCTAATTGAAGCTTCGAAAAGACTTTCTGTCGCTTTACCCATTGCTTTGGGACTAATTTTAGTTTTGCTTTATTTCACTTTTAAAAGTGTAAAACAAGCATTATTAATTTTTACAGCGATTCCATTATCAGCTATCGGAGGTGTTTTTGCGCTTTCACTGAGAGGAATGCCGTTTAGTATTTCGGCAGGAATTGGTTTTATTGCTTTATTTGGAATCGCAGTTTTAAACGGAATTGTACTGATTTCCTATTTCAATCAATTAAAATCTGAAGGTATTTCGGATGCATTTCAACGAATTATTATTGGAACTAAAACGCGTTTGCGTCCTGTTTTAATGACTGCAGCTGTAGCTTCATTAGGATTCATGCCAATGGCATTATCAACAAGTGGCGGAGCAGAGGTGCAAAAACCTTTGGCAACCGTAGTAATCGGCGGATTAATCTCAGCAACTTTATTAACCTTAATTGTTTTACCGATTTTGTATTTATTGTTGGAGAGATTTAACCGCAAAGAGCGCAAAGATTTACGCGAAGAACGCTAA
- a CDS encoding porin family protein, whose translation MISLIFGDKLNSQFLEFGLEGGANFSTISNMGSSALNPGFNLGFYFDLRSRKNPAWMINTGVIVKSPMGAKDIPVYSLNDENLDNTFAGGHVNREIRYFNVPILIKYQFKNNIYLKAGPQFGLLAKAFDEFKNEINSDDVVYKKNIRDQIHVIDAGLAFGAGYHLNVGHGLNLTVQYYYGLVTVMKGDGPNNQYNRSLYVTAGLPIGKGKAAQKRAEKEAELNKVVLPEDEK comes from the coding sequence TTGATTTCCTTAATATTTGGAGATAAACTCAATTCGCAGTTTTTAGAGTTTGGTCTTGAAGGTGGCGCTAATTTTTCTACCATTTCAAACATGGGATCTTCCGCCTTAAATCCAGGTTTCAATCTTGGTTTTTATTTTGATTTAAGATCTAGAAAAAATCCAGCGTGGATGATCAATACAGGAGTAATTGTAAAATCGCCCATGGGAGCCAAAGATATTCCAGTTTATTCTTTAAACGATGAAAATTTGGACAATACTTTTGCAGGTGGACACGTTAATCGCGAGATACGTTATTTTAATGTTCCTATATTGATTAAATATCAATTTAAGAATAATATCTACCTTAAAGCGGGTCCGCAATTTGGATTATTAGCCAAAGCATTTGATGAGTTTAAAAATGAAATTAACAGCGACGATGTGGTCTACAAAAAGAACATTCGTGATCAAATTCATGTTATTGATGCTGGACTTGCATTTGGCGCCGGCTATCATTTGAATGTTGGACATGGCTTAAATCTAACAGTTCAATATTATTACGGACTTGTTACTGTAATGAAAGGAGATGGACCAAACAATCAATATAACAGATCTTTGTATGTTACAGCAGGACTACCTATCGGAAAAGGAAAAGCTGCACAAAAAAGAGCTGAAAAAGAAGCCGAACTTAACAAAGTGGTTCTGCCAGAAGATGAAAAATAA
- a CDS encoding chemotaxis protein CheB, whose protein sequence is MIGILLSGSNSDGTIGLRAIQAFGGISVVQNPLSADMPFMPNNAILHTVPDFVLSTDEILEFIKEINQEE, encoded by the coding sequence TTGATCGGAATTTTACTTTCGGGTTCCAATTCTGATGGAACAATCGGATTGAGAGCTATTCAGGCATTTGGCGGAATAAGCGTTGTCCAGAATCCGCTTTCTGCAGACATGCCTTTTATGCCCAATAATGCCATTTTGCATACAGTACCTGATTTTGTTTTAAGTACCGATGAGATTCTTGAATTTATAAAAGAAATCAATCAGGAAGAATAA